Proteins from one Clostridium cellulovorans 743B genomic window:
- a CDS encoding SDR family NAD(P)-dependent oxidoreductase: MKVENKNIVVTGGGNGVGREVVLKLLSKGARVIAIDINKSALEETYKISGGSDKLLTRVVNITDKKAVLDFAEEIIGTLGYIDGVINNAGIIQPFVQLKDLTFEQIDKVMDVNFYGTLYMTKAFLNHLLTRPEAHIVNIASMGGFFPVPGQSAYGASKAAVKIMTEGLYSELSDTNVHVSVVFPGGIATDIKKNSQLTNESASEKEKNSKLILSPSAAAEKIISGMEKNKYKFCIGKDSNLMDFMYRINPGFATKVIKRALGSKIH, encoded by the coding sequence ATGAAGGTAGAAAATAAAAACATAGTAGTTACTGGTGGAGGAAACGGTGTTGGAAGAGAAGTAGTTCTTAAACTATTATCAAAAGGTGCTAGGGTAATTGCAATTGATATAAATAAATCTGCACTAGAGGAAACATATAAAATATCTGGTGGAAGCGATAAATTATTGACACGAGTTGTGAATATTACAGATAAAAAAGCTGTCTTAGATTTTGCAGAAGAAATCATTGGAACTTTGGGGTATATTGATGGAGTTATCAATAATGCAGGAATTATACAACCCTTTGTACAATTGAAAGATTTAACCTTTGAACAAATAGATAAAGTAATGGATGTTAATTTTTATGGAACATTGTATATGACAAAAGCATTTTTAAATCATTTATTGACTAGACCAGAAGCACATATTGTGAATATTGCTAGTATGGGAGGATTTTTCCCAGTGCCAGGTCAAAGTGCATACGGTGCTTCAAAGGCAGCAGTTAAGATAATGACGGAAGGCTTGTATTCAGAACTATCAGATACTAATGTACATGTATCCGTTGTATTTCCAGGTGGTATAGCCACAGATATAAAGAAAAACTCACAGCTTACTAATGAGAGTGCTTCGGAAAAAGAGAAAAATTCTAAATTAATATTATCACCTTCTGCTGCTGCTGAAAAGATTATAAGTGGAATGGAAAAAAATAAGTACAAGTTCTGCATTGGCAAGGATTCTAATCTTATGGATTTTATGTATAGAATAAATCCAGGTTTTGCTACTAAAGTAATTAAACGAGCTCTTGGTTCAAAGATACATTAG
- a CDS encoding DUF975 family protein, protein MWSRKELKNRAKDILRKTYWRALVVSIVIAITGGNDAWSGGGNGRSNYKDFKNHTYSNFHYSDFIDWHFILVFASIFLIVSVLILAFRIFVGYSLEVGGKRFFTQASQYGDDRICLGFGFNGENYKGIVKTMLVTNIFIFLWTLLLIIPGIIKAYAYRMVPYILSDNPNIGTEEAIALSNKMTMGHKWDMFVLDLSFIGWYILGSLLCGIGVFFVMPYSNATNAELYLVLRRNALENNWCSRRDLLLDDANNTW, encoded by the coding sequence ATGTGGTCTAGAAAAGAATTAAAAAACAGAGCTAAAGATATTTTAAGAAAGACTTATTGGCGTGCACTTGTGGTTAGTATAGTAATAGCTATTACTGGTGGAAATGATGCCTGGAGTGGCGGCGGTAACGGTCGTTCTAACTATAAAGATTTTAAAAATCATACTTATTCAAATTTCCACTATAGTGACTTTATAGATTGGCACTTTATACTTGTTTTTGCTTCCATTTTCTTAATAGTATCTGTACTAATACTAGCCTTTCGTATTTTCGTCGGATATTCTTTAGAAGTAGGTGGAAAGAGATTTTTTACTCAAGCTTCTCAATATGGAGATGATAGAATTTGTTTAGGCTTTGGGTTTAATGGTGAAAACTACAAAGGTATAGTAAAAACAATGTTAGTTACAAATATTTTTATTTTCCTCTGGACTCTACTATTAATCATACCTGGTATCATAAAAGCTTATGCATACAGAATGGTACCTTATATCCTTTCAGACAACCCAAATATCGGAACTGAGGAAGCAATTGCTCTAAGTAATAAAATGACTATGGGACATAAATGGGATATGTTTGTATTAGACTTATCATTTATTGGTTGGTATATATTAGGCTCATTACTTTGCGGAATAGGTGTATTCTTCGTTATGCCTTATAGTAATGCTACAAACGCTGAATTATATTTAGTATTAAGAAGAAATGCTTTAGAAAACAACTGGTGTAGTCGTAGAGATTTGTTATTAGATGACGCTAATAATACATGGTAA
- a CDS encoding glycoside hydrolase family 9 protein, which translates to MKVKQLVKKTTVSVATLAIFSTMLGVQAHSETVSKTYNYAEAFQKSMYFYDAEKCGAGITGGKLEWRGDCHTDDAKIPLVPAGKGADGAMAEKGVSLTQEFIDANRKYLDPDGDGTVDLSGGFHDAGDHVKFGLPGSYAAATLGWGFYEFKDAYARIGEEAHMRDLLKWYSDYFLRCTFMNENGEVVAFCYQVGEGSSDHSYWGAPELQPTLRPAYFATPQTPASDQVAGAAAALAIMYLNTKDTDAAYAEKCLSTSKALYNFAVKYRGLGYSGGFYGSSYDEDELSWAAVWLNIATGEKSYINDIVEVSPDGRYLGYLGKIIKSTQDDWQNIWCHSWDVVWGGVFAKLAPITNTERDWYIFRWNIEYWSGVPHEDPSDKTFMAATPGGFKVVNTWGSARYNSAEQLCALVYKKETGSSDFDAWVKSQMNYILGDNPLNRCYEVGYAENSAKHPHHRAAHGSITNNMGVPNEHRHTLWGALVGGPDQTDSHKDDTTDFVGNEVAVDYNAGFVGALAGITKYFGQDQMPLENFPLKEAPVDEFFVESKLEQENGERTQVTIRANNLTVHPPHTEDTIKVRYFFNISELMQYNQGIDAITCPVMYDQSNTVDVKGATISAPVEWDKEKGIYYVEIDWSGNAIYGSREFHFGLVTGQDSNWKAHWDPTNDWSRQGVTEEYAQNPHISMYVNGKKVFGEEPTTKVLVIKGDADGNGKVTAIDLAYIKKYILGQGSIIFPGGIEVVDMNGDGVINAIDLALLKKALLGL; encoded by the coding sequence ATGAAAGTCAAACAATTAGTGAAAAAGACTACAGTTAGTGTTGCTACATTAGCTATCTTTTCCACAATGCTTGGGGTACAAGCACACTCTGAAACTGTAAGCAAGACTTACAATTATGCAGAAGCATTTCAAAAATCAATGTACTTTTATGATGCAGAGAAATGTGGAGCAGGTATTACAGGTGGAAAGTTAGAATGGAGAGGGGATTGTCATACTGATGATGCAAAGATCCCTTTAGTGCCAGCAGGAAAAGGCGCTGATGGTGCAATGGCAGAGAAAGGTGTTTCCTTAACTCAAGAATTTATTGATGCCAACAGAAAATATCTAGATCCTGATGGTGATGGAACTGTTGATTTAAGTGGTGGTTTTCATGATGCAGGAGACCATGTTAAGTTTGGGTTACCTGGCTCTTATGCAGCAGCTACTTTAGGTTGGGGTTTTTATGAATTTAAAGATGCTTATGCCAGAATCGGTGAAGAAGCTCATATGAGAGATTTATTAAAGTGGTATTCAGATTATTTCTTACGTTGTACTTTCATGAATGAAAATGGAGAAGTTGTGGCTTTCTGCTATCAAGTTGGAGAAGGAAGCTCCGACCACAGCTACTGGGGTGCGCCAGAACTTCAACCTACACTTAGACCTGCATATTTTGCAACTCCGCAGACTCCTGCTAGTGACCAAGTTGCTGGAGCTGCTGCAGCACTTGCGATAATGTATTTAAATACGAAAGATACTGATGCTGCCTATGCTGAAAAATGTTTAAGTACTTCAAAAGCTCTTTATAATTTCGCAGTTAAGTATCGTGGACTTGGATACTCTGGAGGGTTCTATGGTTCATCTTATGATGAGGATGAACTTTCTTGGGCAGCAGTATGGCTTAATATTGCAACAGGAGAAAAATCTTATATTAATGACATAGTTGAGGTTTCTCCAGATGGACGTTATTTAGGCTATCTTGGAAAGATAATTAAATCTACTCAGGATGATTGGCAAAATATTTGGTGTCATAGCTGGGATGTTGTTTGGGGTGGTGTATTTGCGAAGCTAGCTCCAATAACTAATACAGAGAGAGATTGGTACATATTTAGATGGAACATCGAATATTGGTCAGGGGTTCCACATGAAGACCCAAGTGACAAAACCTTTATGGCTGCTACTCCAGGTGGGTTCAAGGTAGTAAATACTTGGGGCTCAGCACGTTATAATTCAGCTGAACAATTATGTGCCTTAGTATATAAGAAGGAAACTGGTAGTAGTGATTTCGATGCATGGGTTAAGAGCCAAATGAATTATATATTAGGTGATAATCCTTTGAATAGATGCTATGAGGTAGGTTATGCAGAGAATTCAGCAAAGCATCCACATCACAGAGCTGCTCATGGTTCTATAACTAACAACATGGGTGTCCCAAATGAACACAGACATACTCTTTGGGGAGCTTTAGTAGGAGGTCCAGACCAGACTGATAGCCATAAAGATGATACAACGGACTTTGTAGGTAATGAGGTTGCAGTAGATTACAATGCAGGTTTTGTTGGAGCTTTAGCAGGTATAACTAAATATTTTGGACAAGATCAAATGCCACTTGAAAATTTTCCACTAAAAGAAGCTCCTGTAGATGAATTCTTTGTGGAATCAAAACTTGAGCAGGAAAATGGTGAAAGAACACAGGTTACAATAAGAGCCAACAATCTTACAGTACATCCACCTCATACTGAAGACACAATAAAGGTTAGATATTTCTTTAATATATCTGAGCTTATGCAATATAACCAAGGAATAGATGCGATAACTTGTCCTGTTATGTACGATCAATCAAATACTGTTGATGTTAAGGGTGCAACTATAAGTGCTCCAGTTGAATGGGATAAAGAAAAGGGTATTTATTATGTTGAAATTGATTGGAGTGGCAATGCTATATACGGTTCTAGAGAATTCCACTTTGGACTTGTAACAGGTCAAGATTCAAATTGGAAGGCTCATTGGGACCCTACTAATGATTGGAGCCGCCAAGGTGTAACAGAAGAATATGCTCAAAACCCTCATATATCAATGTATGTTAATGGAAAGAAAGTATTCGGAGAAGAGCCAACAACAAAAGTTCTAGTAATTAAAGGTGATGCTGATGGGAACGGAAAGGTTACAGCCATTGATTTAGCATACATTAAGAAATATATTTTAGGCCAAGGTAGCATAATTTTCCCAGGAGGCATAGAAGTAGTAGATATGAATGGAGATGGTGTAATAAATGCAATTGACCTTGCCCTCTTAAAGAAGGCTTTATTAGGACTTTAA
- a CDS encoding ParB/Srx family N-terminal domain-containing protein, translated as MKDMKFTVEEAISFSKEGKIEEWVHLFLNSVGNNVPFSEGLKLQKRYWTGPLLISIDKLRRCCGPEPGMEYYNPPEHWEPRIFNLQELIRKGWGMPPLIVQHEGDDFRINDGNHRVEAMTREGIEKCWVIIWNSHYQDDINDFY; from the coding sequence ATGAAAGATATGAAATTTACAGTTGAAGAAGCTATAAGCTTTTCAAAGGAAGGAAAAATAGAAGAATGGGTTCATTTATTTTTGAATTCTGTAGGAAATAATGTGCCTTTTTCAGAAGGACTAAAATTGCAAAAAAGATATTGGACAGGTCCCTTGCTTATAAGTATTGATAAGTTAAGACGATGCTGTGGTCCAGAACCAGGTATGGAATATTACAATCCACCAGAGCATTGGGAGCCTCGCATTTTCAACTTACAAGAACTTATTCGTAAAGGTTGGGGCATGCCACCTTTAATAGTACAGCATGAAGGAGATGACTTTAGAATAAACGATGGAAATCATCGAGTTGAGGCTATGACTAGAGAAGGTATTGAAAAATGTTGGGTTATTATTTGGAATTCACATTATCAGGATGATATTAATGATTTTTACTAG
- a CDS encoding methionine--tRNA ligase: protein MKDKKIERPIFPKKAIITAGMPYGNKDLHFGHVGGVFVHADTFARFLRDRIGNENVIFVSGTDCYGSPISASYLKLVEEGKYEGSIEEYVREYHEKQKEVLEKYEMSMNLYAASALDRAGEIHKGVSEEIFNKLYDNGYLAKASSPQFYDPDFKVFLNGRQVVGKCPIEGCSSDKGYADECDLGHQYMPDELIDPKSILSGKTPELRKVTNWYFKLEEYNNTLAERVDYLRANSNLRKNLLNTIEESLKPPVIFVKRKQLEGITDLEEKLPKHRTIDEPKKPSITFVFESLEDRDIARGVFDEVGVRFRTGKTLVPFRLSGNVEWGIPVPDKEELKALTFWVWPESLWAPISFTKTYLETIGKNPDQWTEWWHSEDSKVYQFIGEDNVYFYGIAEMAMFMALEGIKAGDKIDWDKINLPHLIANSHLLFMNKKASSSGAVKPPMARELLEYYTPEQLRMHFLSLGLSKGSVSFMPQVFMEEKDKQGPDTVLKDGNLLTNVFNRLVRSCFYTAQKHFNGTIPVGEISDSIMEESKEAILTYERHMYNHEFHSLIYVLDSYIRNMNKYWVNNMRVADTSDDNALRKQVLIDAFHAVRTVTTLIHPIAPKSCEKVREYLNVNENLWNWEYIFEPVYKFIVDQTMHKLKFLEPRVDFFEKHQSQISF from the coding sequence ATGAAAGATAAAAAAATAGAAAGACCTATATTTCCTAAAAAAGCTATTATAACTGCGGGAATGCCATATGGTAATAAAGATTTACATTTTGGTCATGTAGGTGGCGTGTTTGTTCATGCTGATACCTTCGCAAGATTTTTAAGAGATAGAATTGGAAATGAAAATGTTATATTTGTCTCAGGAACAGATTGCTATGGCTCACCTATTTCAGCGAGTTATTTAAAGCTTGTAGAGGAAGGAAAATATGAAGGGTCTATAGAGGAGTATGTTCGTGAATATCATGAAAAACAAAAGGAAGTTTTAGAGAAATACGAAATGAGCATGAATCTATACGCAGCTTCTGCCTTGGATAGAGCTGGTGAAATTCATAAAGGTGTATCGGAAGAAATATTTAATAAGTTATATGACAATGGGTATTTAGCAAAAGCTTCTTCACCACAGTTTTATGACCCTGATTTTAAGGTGTTTCTAAATGGCAGGCAAGTAGTTGGGAAATGTCCTATTGAAGGGTGTAGCTCAGACAAAGGTTATGCAGATGAATGTGATTTAGGTCATCAATATATGCCAGATGAATTAATTGACCCAAAGAGTATTTTATCTGGGAAAACACCTGAATTAAGAAAGGTGACAAATTGGTATTTTAAATTAGAGGAGTATAACAATACCTTAGCTGAAAGGGTAGATTATTTAAGGGCAAATTCTAACTTACGAAAAAATTTATTAAATACCATAGAAGAATCTCTAAAACCACCAGTCATTTTTGTAAAACGTAAGCAACTAGAAGGTATTACAGATTTAGAAGAAAAATTACCGAAGCATAGGACGATTGATGAACCTAAAAAGCCTTCTATTACTTTTGTGTTTGAAAGTCTAGAGGATAGAGATATTGCAAGAGGGGTATTTGATGAAGTTGGAGTTCGTTTTAGAACCGGTAAGACCTTAGTACCTTTTAGGTTATCAGGAAATGTTGAGTGGGGTATACCAGTGCCAGATAAGGAAGAGCTGAAAGCTTTAACCTTTTGGGTTTGGCCTGAATCTTTATGGGCTCCTATTTCTTTTACAAAAACATATCTTGAAACCATAGGTAAGAATCCTGACCAATGGACAGAGTGGTGGCATTCCGAGGATTCAAAGGTATATCAATTTATTGGAGAAGATAATGTTTATTTTTACGGGATTGCTGAAATGGCAATGTTTATGGCTTTAGAGGGGATTAAAGCTGGAGATAAAATAGATTGGGATAAGATAAATCTTCCACACTTGATTGCTAACAGCCATCTATTATTTATGAATAAAAAAGCAAGTAGTAGTGGTGCTGTAAAACCACCTATGGCAAGAGAATTATTAGAATATTATACACCAGAGCAATTACGTATGCATTTCCTGAGCTTAGGACTTTCAAAGGGAAGTGTTAGTTTTATGCCACAAGTATTCATGGAGGAAAAAGATAAACAAGGCCCTGATACAGTTTTAAAAGATGGCAATTTGTTGACTAACGTATTTAATAGACTTGTCCGTTCTTGTTTTTACACGGCACAAAAGCATTTTAATGGTACAATACCAGTAGGTGAAATTAGTGATAGTATTATGGAAGAATCAAAAGAAGCTATTCTTACCTATGAAAGGCATATGTATAATCACGAATTTCATAGCTTAATTTACGTTTTAGATAGCTACATTCGTAATATGAACAAGTATTGGGTAAATAATATGAGAGTAGCAGATACTAGCGATGATAATGCACTTAGAAAACAAGTTCTGATAGATGCCTTTCATGCCGTTAGAACTGTTACAACTTTAATTCATCCAATTGCACCAAAGAGCTGTGAAAAGGTAAGAGAATATCTAAATGTTAATGAAAACCTTTGGAATTGGGAATATATTTTTGAGCCAGTTTATAAATTTATAGTTGATCAAACTATGCATAAGTTAAAGTTTTTAGAGCCACGAGTGGACTTTTTTGAAAAGCATCAATCACAAATTTCTTTCTAG
- the tnpA gene encoding IS200/IS605 family transposase encodes MDNSSLAHSKWNCKYHIVFAPKYRRQIIYGKIKADIGVILRKLCEHKGVEIIEANACKDHIHMLVSIPPKLSVSQFMGYLKGKSSLMIFDRHANLKYKYGNRQFWCKGYYVDTVGRNKKIIEEYIKNQIQEDLAYEQMSLKEFIDPFTGESVNKGKK; translated from the coding sequence ATGGATAATAGTAGTTTAGCACATAGTAAATGGAATTGTAAATATCACATAGTCTTCGCACCAAAGTATAGGAGACAAATCATATATGGAAAAATAAAAGCGGATATAGGGGTAATACTTAGAAAGTTATGTGAACATAAAGGAGTAGAAATTATTGAAGCAAATGCATGTAAGGATCATATACATATGCTTGTAAGTATACCTCCGAAGTTAAGTGTCTCTCAGTTTATGGGGTATTTGAAAGGTAAGAGTTCATTGATGATTTTTGACAGACATGCAAATTTGAAATATAAATATGGGAATAGGCAATTTTGGTGTAAAGGCTATTACGTTGATACAGTTGGAAGAAACAAAAAGATAATAGAAGAATACATAAAGAATCAAATACAGGAAGATTTAGCATATGAACAAATGAGCTTGAAAGAATTTATTGACCCGTTTACGGGTGAATCAGTAAACAAAGGCAAAAAATAA
- a CDS encoding PadR family transcriptional regulator → MPRKDSIDIGELTDSAFYILSSVIEEKHGYLIMKTIEKFTNNEVTIGPASLYTTLKKLLSAELVELSPSAEENKKVYKITGKGREMLIKEIERKKQMVKFAENCFELEKGDIHGQ, encoded by the coding sequence ATGCCAAGGAAAGATTCTATTGATATTGGAGAACTAACGGATTCAGCTTTTTATATTCTATCTAGCGTCATTGAAGAAAAGCATGGATACCTAATTATGAAAACTATTGAGAAGTTTACTAATAATGAAGTTACTATTGGACCTGCATCACTTTATACAACACTGAAAAAGCTTTTATCAGCAGAGTTAGTGGAGTTAAGCCCTAGTGCAGAGGAAAATAAAAAGGTATATAAAATAACAGGTAAAGGGCGAGAAATGCTCATAAAAGAGATTGAACGTAAAAAGCAGATGGTGAAATTCGCTGAGAATTGTTTTGAATTAGAAAAGGGGGATATTCATGGACAATAA
- a CDS encoding DUF2812 domain-containing protein: MDNKYLIINGLAFSEESDMEKLKNYASKGWILEEIKYGFFYKLKKDKPQDIIYTLDYQSEANEEYFTIFKEAGWSPVVSIQNYMHIFSAKAGTNPIYSDSASEIDKYESMRNLTKKGTIVSLVIAIALIALLAVSLIAIRPMFLIILGLLIIDMFVFVFNFMPYIAYNSRIKEIKKYGKCKSAKVNNKISWKLYIFAGLMLCILGVLYLIYKKVFGIFYMALGIIYIALSVKYYKKYKKSL, translated from the coding sequence ATGGACAATAAATATTTAATAATTAATGGCCTTGCCTTTAGTGAAGAAAGTGATATGGAGAAATTAAAAAATTACGCCAGCAAAGGTTGGATATTAGAAGAGATAAAATACGGTTTTTTCTATAAGTTAAAAAAAGATAAGCCACAGGATATAATATATACCTTGGATTATCAATCAGAGGCAAATGAAGAGTACTTTACTATATTTAAAGAAGCGGGATGGAGTCCCGTGGTTTCTATACAAAATTACATGCATATTTTTTCAGCAAAGGCTGGGACTAATCCTATTTATAGTGATAGTGCATCAGAAATAGATAAATATGAAAGCATGAGAAACTTAACAAAGAAAGGCACCATTGTTTCTTTAGTAATAGCTATAGCATTAATAGCGTTGTTAGCTGTTTCTTTAATAGCTATAAGACCTATGTTTTTAATTATCTTGGGACTACTAATAATTGATATGTTTGTGTTTGTTTTTAACTTTATGCCTTACATAGCATATAACTCAAGGATTAAGGAAATAAAAAAATATGGTAAGTGTAAAAGTGCAAAAGTAAATAATAAAATTTCATGGAAATTATATATATTCGCAGGGCTTATGCTTTGTATTTTAGGAGTCTTATATTTAATTTATAAAAAGGTTTTTGGAATATTTTACATGGCTTTAGGCATAATTTATATAGCTTTAAGTGTAAAGTATTATAAGAAATATAAAAAGTCTTTATAA
- a CDS encoding flavodoxin family protein, with the protein MGNKATLIVCASVHHKNTIKIANAISDILEADVIEPKDFDIESISRYDLIGFGSGIYNGKHHESILNLVSSINKQNNKKAFIFSTATIPLEVPHKTLNEMLIEKGFDVIGHFCCKGFMDYSFTKYLFRGLNKGRPNNKDFERARQFAMKIKQTLQASSFS; encoded by the coding sequence ATGGGCAATAAGGCAACTTTAATAGTTTGTGCATCAGTACATCATAAAAATACTATAAAAATTGCTAATGCAATTAGTGACATATTAGAGGCTGATGTAATAGAACCAAAGGATTTTGATATTGAAAGTATATCTAGATATGACTTGATTGGGTTTGGTTCGGGTATATATAATGGAAAACATCATGAGAGTATATTAAATTTGGTTAGCAGTATTAATAAACAAAATAATAAGAAAGCGTTTATCTTTTCAACAGCAACTATTCCATTAGAAGTTCCACATAAAACTCTTAATGAAATGTTGATTGAAAAAGGTTTTGATGTAATTGGGCATTTTTGCTGTAAAGGCTTTATGGATTACAGTTTTACAAAATACCTATTTAGAGGCTTAAATAAAGGAAGACCAAATAATAAAGATTTTGAAAGAGCGCGTCAATTTGCTATGAAAATAAAACAAACGCTACAAGCATCTTCATTTTCATAA
- a CDS encoding DedA family protein, with translation MDNWITNFMENYGYFGTFLMILLENVFPPIPSEIVLTFGGFMTTNTHMTILGVIIAATAGSVTGAAILYNIGKLLNVNKLERIISRYGHILRVKVSDIHKANSWFNRYGNRTIFFCRMIPLVRSLISIPAGMSNMRFSVFLIYTTAGTLIWNTLLVYAGAILGESWEDVLHFMDFYSDIIASILVICLCLYVARKFVKKRT, from the coding sequence ATGGACAATTGGATTACAAATTTTATGGAGAACTACGGTTACTTCGGTACCTTTTTAATGATTTTACTGGAAAATGTTTTTCCACCTATTCCTTCTGAGATAGTTCTTACCTTTGGGGGATTCATGACCACAAATACACACATGACTATTCTAGGGGTAATTATCGCTGCCACTGCTGGCTCTGTAACTGGTGCTGCTATACTTTACAATATTGGCAAGTTACTTAATGTAAATAAATTAGAAAGGATAATTAGTCGCTATGGACATATTCTTAGAGTTAAGGTAAGCGACATTCATAAAGCCAATAGTTGGTTTAATCGCTATGGGAACAGAACTATATTTTTCTGCAGAATGATTCCCTTGGTCAGAAGCTTAATTTCAATCCCAGCTGGCATGTCAAATATGAGGTTTAGTGTTTTTCTAATATACACCACAGCAGGAACTCTTATTTGGAACACATTGCTGGTATATGCAGGAGCAATTCTTGGAGAGTCCTGGGAAGATGTGCTCCATTTTATGGACTTTTACTCAGATATCATTGCTTCGATTTTAGTAATATGCTTATGTCTTTATGTTGCAAGGAAGTTTGTAAAAAAAAGAACTTAA
- a CDS encoding S8 family serine peptidase, producing MINNNKVTNEVKYYLSNKVKHHLSNNAIDEIKLCKVIISLSHNYKIENLVKAIKGLPDINIEAIDNTEYFVFASLTPEQINLLEHIPEVRNVWIDKEVEKMDYEVLKTINEPAFLFDGTEFCNDITWAVLDDGIDKMHDALKYSNVIDIDLTGEGPTGKHGTHVAGIIAGWDPSNHFSGVAPKCKLYNFKVISENSSSSLSLCIKAMEQIRKINSESNELVIHGANLSFGAANSIKEFYSGHSPICEEANRLVDSGVVVCVAAGNYGAQAFEVPGDDISPKIWANYEMISVTDPGTAEKVITVGSTYRIEPEKYGISVFSSKGPTGDGRIKPDLVAPGDCISSAFLNNSYISASGTSCATPFVSGAVAQLLHSYPQLIGNPSKVKEIIISSCKDLKRDNYFQGHGLLDLGKALELAKES from the coding sequence ATGATTAATAATAATAAAGTTACCAATGAAGTTAAGTATTATTTAAGCAATAAAGTTAAGCATCATTTAAGCAATAATGCCATTGATGAAATCAAGTTATGCAAGGTCATTATTAGCTTATCTCATAATTATAAAATCGAGAATTTAGTAAAGGCAATAAAAGGCTTACCAGATATAAATATAGAAGCAATTGATAATACAGAATATTTTGTATTTGCATCACTTACACCTGAACAAATTAATTTACTAGAACATATTCCAGAGGTTAGGAATGTATGGATTGATAAAGAAGTAGAAAAAATGGATTATGAAGTTTTAAAAACTATAAATGAGCCAGCTTTTCTTTTTGATGGAACTGAATTTTGTAATGATATAACATGGGCTGTTTTAGATGATGGAATTGATAAAATGCATGATGCGCTTAAATATTCAAATGTAATAGACATTGATCTTACAGGAGAGGGACCCACAGGTAAACATGGTACACATGTAGCTGGAATAATTGCTGGTTGGGATCCTAGTAATCATTTTTCAGGGGTTGCACCTAAATGTAAATTATATAATTTTAAAGTAATTAGTGAAAATTCGTCAAGTTCCCTTAGTCTTTGTATAAAAGCTATGGAACAGATAAGGAAGATTAACAGTGAATCAAATGAATTAGTTATACATGGTGCAAATTTAAGTTTCGGTGCAGCAAATTCAATTAAAGAATTTTATTCTGGACATAGTCCTATTTGTGAAGAGGCCAATAGATTAGTGGATTCAGGAGTAGTTGTATGTGTGGCAGCAGGAAATTATGGAGCTCAGGCATTTGAGGTACCAGGTGATGATATCAGTCCCAAAATATGGGCAAATTATGAGATGATTTCTGTGACGGATCCGGGTACTGCAGAAAAAGTAATTACAGTAGGTTCAACTTATAGAATTGAACCTGAAAAGTATGGGATTTCTGTATTTTCCTCTAAAGGGCCTACTGGTGATGGTAGGATAAAACCAGATTTAGTAGCGCCGGGTGACTGTATTTCTTCAGCGTTTCTTAATAATTCTTATATATCAGCAAGTGGGACAAGTTGTGCAACACCATTTGTTTCAGGTGCGGTAGCTCAACTTTTACATAGCTATCCACAATTAATTGGGAATCCAAGTAAAGTAAAAGAAATTATTATTTCATCATGCAAAGATTTGAAAAGGGATAATTATTTTCAAGGACATGGATTACTAGACTTGGGAAAAGCTCTTGAATTGGCAAAAGAGAGCTAA